The following proteins are co-located in the Thermus hydrothermalis genome:
- the ilvN gene encoding acetolactate synthase small subunit produces the protein MRHVISVLVQDHPRVLNRITSLFARRGFNLESLAVGTTHVPGLSRISLVVSGDDHTLEQVEKQLNRLIEVLKVTDHSEPHVERELCLVKVHVAGVEERLAVKDIQEAFRARVVDVAQRSLILELTGDSKKVDSFIEALRPYGILEVMRTGAVAMSRGERTLKVREKREAV, from the coding sequence GTGAGGCACGTCATCTCGGTCCTAGTGCAGGACCATCCCCGGGTCCTGAACCGCATCACCAGCCTGTTCGCCCGCCGGGGCTTCAACCTGGAAAGCCTGGCCGTGGGGACCACCCATGTGCCCGGCCTTTCCCGCATCAGCCTGGTGGTTTCCGGGGACGACCACACCCTGGAGCAGGTGGAGAAGCAACTCAACCGGCTCATAGAGGTGCTCAAGGTCACGGACCACTCCGAGCCCCACGTGGAGCGGGAGCTTTGCCTGGTAAAAGTCCACGTGGCCGGGGTGGAGGAGCGGCTTGCGGTGAAGGACATCCAGGAGGCCTTCCGGGCCCGGGTGGTGGACGTGGCCCAGAGGAGCCTGATCCTGGAGCTCACCGGCGACTCCAAGAAGGTGGACTCCTTCATTGAGGCCCTGAGGCCTTACGGGATCCTCGAGGTCATGCGCACCGGGGCCGTGGCCATGAGCCGCGGCGAGAGGACCCTTAAGGTCAGGGAAAAACGGGAGGCGGTATGA
- the ilvC gene encoding ketol-acid reductoisomerase: MKIYYEHDADLGFILGKKVAVLGFGSQGHAHALNLKESGVDVRVGLRPGSKSFAKAEAAGLRVLSVAEAVREADIVMVLLPDETQGRVYREEIEPNLKEGAALAFAHGFNIHFGQIKPRRDLDVWMVAPKGPGHLVRSEYQRGSGVPALVAVHQDASGSAFPTALAYAKAIGAARAGVIATTFKDETETDLFGEQAVLCGGLTRLIQAGFETLVEAGYPPEMAYFETVHEVKLIVDLIYEAGFAGMRYSISNTAEYGDYTRGEVAVPVEETKRRMREILRQIQTGEFAREWMLENQVGQPVLEANRKRWKTHPIEEVGARLRAMMPFLRARVLEEVG, translated from the coding sequence ATGAAGATTTACTACGAGCACGATGCGGACCTAGGCTTCATCCTCGGCAAGAAGGTGGCGGTACTGGGCTTTGGCTCCCAGGGGCACGCCCACGCCCTGAACCTGAAGGAGTCGGGGGTGGACGTCCGGGTAGGCCTCCGGCCCGGTTCCAAGAGCTTCGCCAAGGCGGAGGCGGCGGGGCTCCGGGTGCTTTCCGTGGCCGAGGCGGTGCGGGAGGCGGACATCGTCATGGTCCTCCTCCCCGACGAAACCCAGGGGCGGGTCTACCGGGAGGAGATAGAGCCCAACCTGAAGGAAGGGGCGGCCTTGGCCTTCGCCCACGGCTTCAACATCCACTTCGGCCAGATCAAGCCCAGGCGGGATCTGGACGTCTGGATGGTGGCCCCCAAGGGGCCCGGCCACCTGGTCCGGAGCGAGTACCAAAGGGGTAGCGGAGTGCCCGCCCTGGTGGCGGTGCACCAGGACGCCTCGGGGAGCGCCTTCCCCACCGCCTTGGCCTACGCCAAGGCCATCGGGGCCGCCCGGGCCGGGGTCATCGCCACCACCTTCAAGGACGAGACGGAAACCGACCTCTTCGGGGAGCAGGCGGTGCTCTGCGGGGGGCTCACCCGGCTCATCCAGGCGGGGTTTGAGACCCTGGTGGAGGCGGGGTACCCGCCGGAGATGGCCTACTTTGAGACCGTGCACGAGGTGAAGCTCATCGTGGACCTCATCTACGAGGCGGGCTTCGCCGGGATGCGCTACTCCATCTCCAACACCGCCGAGTACGGGGACTACACCCGGGGCGAGGTGGCGGTGCCAGTGGAGGAAACCAAAAGGCGCATGCGGGAAATCCTCCGGCAGATCCAGACCGGGGAGTTCGCCCGGGAGTGGATGCTGGAGAACCAGGTGGGCCAGCCCGTCCTCGAGGCCAACCGCAAGCGCTGGAAGACCCACCCCATTGAGGAGGTGGGGGCGAGGCTGCGGGCCATGATGCCCTTCCTCAGGGCGAGGGTATTGGAGGAAGTGGGGTAG
- a CDS encoding 2-isopropylmalate synthase — protein MERHIRIFDTTLRDGEQSPGVALSLDQKLEIAHALARLNVDIIEAGFPVSGPLEFEAVRRIATEVKGPIIAALARTHTLDIDQAAKALEKAEKPRIHVFTSASKIHLEYMLKKTEEEVLEMADKMVRYARRYVDDVEFSAQDVMRADWDFVKRLYEVAIEAGATTINIPDTTGYGTPGEYGALIRRIRDEVVRGRDVIISTHTHDDLGLATANALAGIENGAGQVECTINGIGERAGNTSLEEVVMALYVRRDWYKAYTQINTREIYRVSRLVERYTGMPVPPNKAIVGDNAFAHESGIHQDGVLKHRATYEIMDAELIGRRPAVIVLGKHSGRAAFRKALEDLGYKDLSEEDLKKLFARFKEIAEKKGPLSAEELQALVESEREPASHFFALEHVQFFSGSGLLPTATVKVRTPDGERVATHTGDGPVDAVYKAIQEAIGLRPELELYRVEAITGSTEALGQVTVRLRLGELQAVGVGVSPDIIEASALAFLDAAGKLASGRATRHPPSIAEVERGV, from the coding sequence ATGGAGCGGCACATTCGGATCTTTGACACCACGCTCAGGGACGGCGAGCAAAGCCCAGGGGTGGCGCTTTCCTTGGACCAAAAACTGGAAATCGCCCACGCCCTGGCCCGGCTCAACGTGGACATCATTGAGGCGGGCTTCCCCGTATCCGGGCCCTTGGAGTTTGAGGCGGTACGGCGCATCGCCACGGAGGTCAAGGGCCCCATCATCGCCGCCTTGGCCCGCACCCACACCCTGGACATTGACCAGGCGGCCAAGGCCCTGGAGAAGGCGGAAAAGCCCAGGATCCACGTCTTCACCTCCGCCTCCAAAATCCACCTGGAGTACATGCTGAAGAAGACGGAGGAGGAGGTTTTGGAGATGGCCGATAAAATGGTCCGCTACGCCCGTCGCTACGTGGACGACGTGGAGTTTTCCGCCCAGGACGTGATGCGGGCGGACTGGGACTTCGTGAAGCGGCTTTACGAGGTGGCCATAGAGGCGGGGGCCACCACCATCAACATCCCCGACACCACGGGCTACGGAACCCCCGGGGAGTACGGGGCCCTCATCCGCCGCATCCGCGACGAGGTGGTGCGGGGCCGGGACGTCATCATCTCCACCCACACCCACGACGACCTGGGCCTGGCCACGGCCAACGCCCTGGCGGGGATAGAAAACGGGGCGGGCCAGGTGGAGTGCACCATCAACGGCATCGGGGAGCGGGCGGGGAACACCTCCTTGGAGGAGGTGGTCATGGCCCTCTACGTGCGCCGCGACTGGTACAAGGCCTACACCCAGATCAACACCCGGGAGATCTACCGGGTTTCCCGCCTGGTGGAGCGGTACACGGGGATGCCCGTTCCTCCCAACAAGGCCATCGTGGGGGACAACGCCTTCGCCCACGAGTCCGGCATCCACCAAGACGGCGTCCTGAAGCACCGGGCCACCTACGAGATCATGGACGCCGAGCTCATCGGCCGCCGGCCTGCGGTGATCGTCCTCGGGAAGCACTCGGGACGGGCGGCCTTTAGAAAGGCCCTCGAGGACCTGGGCTACAAGGACCTCTCCGAGGAGGACCTGAAGAAGCTTTTCGCCCGCTTCAAGGAGATCGCCGAGAAGAAGGGCCCCCTTTCCGCCGAGGAGCTTCAGGCCCTGGTGGAAAGCGAGCGCGAGCCCGCCTCCCACTTCTTCGCCCTGGAGCACGTGCAGTTCTTCTCGGGCTCGGGCCTCCTGCCCACGGCCACGGTGAAGGTAAGGACCCCCGATGGGGAAAGGGTGGCCACCCACACGGGGGACGGGCCGGTGGACGCCGTGTACAAGGCCATCCAGGAGGCCATTGGCCTCAGGCCCGAGCTTGAGCTCTACCGGGTGGAGGCCATCACGGGGAGCACCGAGGCCTTGGGCCAGGTGACGGTGCGGCTCAGGCTCGGCGAGCTCCAGGCGGTGGGGGTGGGGGTTTCCCCCGACATCATTGAGGCGAGCGCCCTGGCCTTCTTGGACGCCGCCGGGAAGCTGGCCTCGGGCCGGGCCACCCGGCACCCCCCTTCCATCGCCGAGGTGGAGCGAGGGGTTTAG